The DNA window CATTTATACCTCCCATCACCTTTCCGAAGCAGAAGAATTCTGTACTAAAATCGCCATCATAGACGGAGGCAAGATCCATGCGGTAGGAACACCGGCAGACCTTATTAACCGTGTGCCCCATGCCGAAAACCTGGAAGACGTATTTATTTCATTAACCGGAAAAGAACTGAGAGATGTTGTATAAGCTTTGGAGAACCTTCCTGAAAGAAATTCTCTTGCTGAAAAGAGACATAGGCGGCATTGTGATTATTTTCGTCATGCCCCTGCTGCTGATTGTAACCATTACCCTGATCCAGGACTCTACCTTCAAAAATCTTGAAGGAACCCGGATTCCGATCATTTTTATTGATAATGACCGTTCCGAAGTTTCAAAAAGCATCCGCCAGGAACTGGAAAAGAACAAAAGTTTCGAACTGAAAACCGAATTTACGGAAGCTTCCGCAAGGAATGCCGTATTTTCAGGAGAATACCAGATGGCGATTGTCATCCCGGCGAAACTCACCCAGGACCTCAATACGACCATTGATGCCAAGGTGCAGAAAATCGTAAGCTCCTTCGGGCTTGAAACAGATGCAGCAGGTCAACAGGCACTTTCTGCAAAAGCCAAAGAAATCCATCTGTATTTTGATCCTGCGATTAACTCAGGATTCCGGAATTCCGTGATGAGTTCGGTTAATAAGATGATTTTTGAGATCGAGAACAAAAAAATTTACAAAGCATTCCAGGATCAGCTGGGCACCACTGAGAACCTGGAAGAGAATAAGAACCTGATTGCTTTTAAGGAAATTACACCTCCTAGAAATAAAAATGAAGCCATGCCGAATTCCGTGCAGCACAATGTACCTGCCTGGACGCTTTTTGCCATTTTCTTCATTGTAGTGCCTTTATCGATCAATCTGGTGAAAGAAAAAAGCCAGGGAACCAGCGTGAGGGTGCGCATAAGCCCTACCCCATACTTTATCCATATCCTGGGGAAAACATTCACCTACCTGATCATCTGTATGATTCAGTTCCTGCTGATGGTGGCCGTGGGAATGTATCTTTTCCCGTATATGGATCTGCCGGCATTCGATGTTTCAGGGAAAATGTTCCCGCTTATTATCGTGACCCTTGCAGCCGGGCTGGCCGCCATAGGATTCGGGGTTCTGCTGGGAACCATTGCAGACACGCAGGAACAATCTGCCCCTTTCGGAGCCACTTCTGTGGTTGTGCTTGCGGCTATAGGAGGCATCTGGGTCCCGGTTTTCCTCATGCCGGAATTCATGCAGCATATCGCACGGTTTTCGCCGATGAATTGGGGGCTGAATGCCTATTATGACATTATCCTCCGGAACAGCGGCATCAGCAGCATTGCCACAGAACTGATCTTATTAATCCTGTTTTATCTCGTGATGGTAGCCCTGGCCATTGTATATGAACGGAAACTCCACCGGGTCTGATAAAATGAATATAAAAAAAAGAAATGCAGCCTAAAGAAATGAATACCTTATCCTGTACAGAAGAAGTAAGAGTACGGTTCAATGAGACGGATCCTCTGGGAATCGTATGGCACGGGCATTATATTGTGTATTTTGAAGACGGCAGGGAAGCTTTCGGCCGTGAACACGGGCTTACCTACCTGGATATACAGAAAGCAGGGTATGTAACCCCGATCGTAAAAAGTACCTGCGAGCACTTTCTGCCCCTGAAATACGGGGAAACATTCAGGATTGTGACTACCTTCATCAACTCCGTTTCTGCCAAACTGATATACCGGTATGAAATTTTCAATACGGAAAACAAGCTGGTATGCAGCGGGGAGACCATTCAGGTTTTCTTGGATTCAGAAAGCAATCTTTGTTTATATAACCCTGAATTCTTTCAGGACTGGAAAGACCGCATGGGATTATCATGAAAAAGCCGACATTCATTACAGATTACAGCTGTGTGACGCCTCTGGGCTTCGACACTGCCTCCAACTGGGAAAACCTGATCGCCGGGAAGTCGGGGATAGCCCGGCATGCTGTCGTGGAAAATCAGGACCCGTTTTACACTTCCATGATTCCTGACGACCT is part of the Chryseobacterium camelliae genome and encodes:
- a CDS encoding ABC transporter permease, which gives rise to MLYKLWRTFLKEILLLKRDIGGIVIIFVMPLLLIVTITLIQDSTFKNLEGTRIPIIFIDNDRSEVSKSIRQELEKNKSFELKTEFTEASARNAVFSGEYQMAIVIPAKLTQDLNTTIDAKVQKIVSSFGLETDAAGQQALSAKAKEIHLYFDPAINSGFRNSVMSSVNKMIFEIENKKIYKAFQDQLGTTENLEENKNLIAFKEITPPRNKNEAMPNSVQHNVPAWTLFAIFFIVVPLSINLVKEKSQGTSVRVRISPTPYFIHILGKTFTYLIICMIQFLLMVAVGMYLFPYMDLPAFDVSGKMFPLIIVTLAAGLAAIGFGVLLGTIADTQEQSAPFGATSVVVLAAIGGIWVPVFLMPEFMQHIARFSPMNWGLNAYYDIILRNSGISSIATELILLILFYLVMVALAIVYERKLHRV
- a CDS encoding acyl-CoA thioesterase — encoded protein: MQPKEMNTLSCTEEVRVRFNETDPLGIVWHGHYIVYFEDGREAFGREHGLTYLDIQKAGYVTPIVKSTCEHFLPLKYGETFRIVTTFINSVSAKLIYRYEIFNTENKLVCSGETIQVFLDSESNLCLYNPEFFQDWKDRMGLS